The sequence CCGCCCGTGGTCGATCACCATCACCCGCTCGCACAGCTGCTCGATGTCCTGGAGGTCGTGCGTCGTGAGCAGCACGGTCGTGCCGAGTTCCTCGTTCAGCTGCCGCAGGAAGCCCCGTACCTTCGCCTTGCTCACCACGTCGAGCCCGATCGTCGGCTCGTCCAGGTACAGCACCTCCGGGTCGTGCAGCAGCGCCGCCGCGATGTCCCCCCGCATCCGCTGCCCCAGCGACAACTGCCGTACCGGTACGTCCAGCAGCTCGGCCAGGTCGAGCCGTTCCACGCAGCGCTCCAGGTTCTCCTCGAACCGCGCCCGCGGTACCCGGTACAGCCGCCGCATCAGCCCGTACGAGTCCTTCAGCGGCAGGTCCCACCACAGCGTGGTGCGCTGCCCGAACACCACCCCGATCCGGTGCGCCAGCCGCATCCGTTCCCTGGCCGGGTCGATGCCCGCGACCCGTAGCCGGCCGCCGCTCGGGGTCAGGATGCCGGTCAGCATCTTGATCGTGGTGGACTTCCCCGCGCCGTTGGGCCCGATGTAGCCGACCATCTCGCCGCGGGCGACCTCGAAACTGATCCCGTCCACCGCTCTGACCTGGCGTTTCTCCCGACGCATCAGGCTCACCCGGCGCCGTACGTCAAAGACCTTCTCGACCCCGTCCAGCGAGATCAGCGCATCCGCCACAGCTCTAGCTCCCCGTGCTTCGGTACGAACGGACTCCCGCGCGCCACGCCAGCGACGCGGGCAGGAACACCACGAAGGCCACCAGCGGGCTCAGGTACGCGACCCACCCGGGCAGTCCCAGCGGATCGGGCCGCCCCAACACGTGCAGCGCGGGCAGCCAGTTGACGAAGGCCAGCGGGACGATGAAGGTCACCCCGCGCAGCAGGTCCTTCGCGAACACCGTCGGCGGGTACTGCAGCATCGTGCAGCCGCCGTAGGTGAAGGAGTTCTGCACCTCCGCCGCGTCCCCGGTGACGAACTGGAAGGCCGCCCCGGTCACCATCACCGCCGCGAAGATGGCCGCACCCGCGATCACCATCACGGGCACCAGCAGCACCTTCCCGGCCGTCCAGTCCACGTCCAGGGTCCAGACCGCCCAGCCCATCACCCCGAGGCCCTGTCCGATCCGGCCCAGTCGGCGCAGCGCGAACCGGTCCGCCGCGACCTGCGCGAGCACCGGGACCGGCCGCACCAGCATCGTGTCCAGCGAGCCGTCACGGATCCGGGCGCCGATCCGGTCGGTGTTCCCCAGCAGCATGTCCGCCAGGCCCAGGGAGGCCGAGCAGGACCCGTACAGCAGGGCGATCTCGGGCAGCGTGAAGCCGCCGAGCGCGTCCACGTGGGAGAACATGATGGAGATCGCGACGAAGTCCAGGAGCGTGATCACCGCGTGCCCGACGGTCGTCATGACGAAGGACGTCCGGTACGTCATCGTGGAGCGGATCCACATCGCCACGATCAGCCGGTAGCCGCGCAGCCCCTCCCGGACCGGGCCGCCGCGCCGGGACTCA comes from Streptomyces virginiae and encodes:
- a CDS encoding ABC transporter ATP-binding protein — protein: MADALISLDGVEKVFDVRRRVSLMRREKRQVRAVDGISFEVARGEMVGYIGPNGAGKSTTIKMLTGILTPSGGRLRVAGIDPARERMRLAHRIGVVFGQRTTLWWDLPLKDSYGLMRRLYRVPRARFEENLERCVERLDLAELLDVPVRQLSLGQRMRGDIAAALLHDPEVLYLDEPTIGLDVVSKAKVRGFLRQLNEELGTTVLLTTHDLQDIEQLCERVMVIDHGRLMYDGPLGGLHAAGAVGESERTLVVDLERELAPISVAGARVVKVEGPRQWLAFPAGASAAPLVAAVAADYPLVDLSVREPDIEDVIARMYAGRD
- a CDS encoding ABC transporter permease, with translation MVAGESRRGGPVREGLRGYRLIVAMWIRSTMTYRTSFVMTTVGHAVITLLDFVAISIMFSHVDALGGFTLPEIALLYGSCSASLGLADMLLGNTDRIGARIRDGSLDTMLVRPVPVLAQVAADRFALRRLGRIGQGLGVMGWAVWTLDVDWTAGKVLLVPVMVIAGAAIFAAVMVTGAAFQFVTGDAAEVQNSFTYGGCTMLQYPPTVFAKDLLRGVTFIVPLAFVNWLPALHVLGRPDPLGLPGWVAYLSPLVAFVVFLPASLAWRAGVRSYRSTGS